CGTTTGTTTGGAGATGAAGGAACACCTATGGAGGAATATATAACACTGCGGATCCAATACTCCAGAGAATCAGTTCACCTCACAACGCCAAACTCCTGAAACCCTGCTTTCACGGGGACTACAGTAAACCTCGGTACTGTCCGGAATGTGTACGAACTCTTGAAGCAGGAGGACCGCGCATGAATTCCAGTATCAGTCTTTCCCATTATGACTGCGGGCTGGGATTTATTCATTTCCCACCGCCACCGGAGCTTCCGTGACGCTCATCGACACACCCATCCCGCCACTGACGTGACTTACACGGGTCCGATGTACTGTACAGATCCGCGGACGCTCCTTCAGGCAAAGcctcaataaacatgtttactggtgtacagttcaagtcaaaattattaaccccctttgacttttttttcttttttaaatatttacgaaataatgtttaacagagcaaggaaattttcacagtatgtcagataatattttttcttctggagaaagtcttatttgttttatttcggctagaataaaagcagtttttatttttttttaaaaaacattttaaggttaaaattattagcacctttaagctatatatatttttctatagtctacagaacaaaccatcttatacaataacttgcctaattaccctaacctgcctagttaacctaattaagctagttaagcctttaaatgtcactttaagctgtatagaagtgtcttaaaaaatctagtcaaatattatttaatggcaaagattaaataaatcagttattagaaaattaaaattattatgtttagaaatgtgttgaaaaaaatctgacttgAACTATAAATCTGTAACAATTAAGCCACGGGAATTAAGCGGGATCGAATTAAGCGGAAATTAAGCCACTATCCCGATTCTCAAAAAAGgagaaaatgatttttttcagatgttttagCAATGAAATTAATATACAATAATTGAACGAAAAATTATATAACATATTCCtctttattacattaaaataccAACTTTTTCCAAGCTGTTTTTCATAAAATTCATCAAGAGAAATGAAAATGAACACAATTGAGGCAACTATTTTGATTAGAAAACTGTTTCATGGAAAAAGCCGAGCACAGTTTGAAACactggtaaaatctgaaaaactggagaattcagaaaaaaaactatatttaaataataaattttactATGTCCAGAAAAGGGGACTCAGTTTTTAAGATGCCATGGACCCCCAAATGTGATGATCTAACAATGCACGTAAAAGGCATCTGTGTGGTTTCTTGTATATTTTGTCTTGCATAATTTTtattgaatggatgaataataaaatgaatattataaataggtctaaaatattatttggaaaatatttagacTGCGgtagttcattctactgtggtggcccctgataaagcagggaataagcccAAGGATTTATTTTGTTACacgtctttttctttctttctttctttctttctttctttctttctttctttctttctttctttctttctttcttctttctttctttctttctttctttctttctttcttcttctttctttcttccttNNNNNNNNNNNNNNNNNNNNNNNNNNNNNNNNNNNNNNNNNNNNNNNNNNNNNNNNNNNNNNNNNNNNNNNNNNNNNNNNNNNNNNNNNNNNNNNNNNNNgaaaggaaagaaagaaagaagaaagaaaatgaaagagaaaaaagaaagaaagaaaaacattgcTAGCAATAATTATCATAATGCTAACATGAATTCCATGTTTCTAagcaagaagaaagaaagaaagaaagaaagaaagaaagaaagaaagaaagaaagaaagaaagaaagaaagaaagaaagaaagaaagaaaaaagaaagagtttCTATGATGTTTTAAGACATGACTAACATGAACCTTTATGCTGGTAGACTATTTCTAACATTTTTAACTTAACTATGTAAGCGCAAATTAgcatatagctagcatttgaagTATGTTGacatgttattaaaatgtttgaatttATTTCTAGCATAAacatattattactatatttaacAATCTGCTTGTTAACATGTTTAGCATATTGATAACACAACTAAatcattttactaaaataaagacattttaatacactgttaacattttgttagcatgttttggCATTTTGCTAATGTAGCCCCTCTTGTTTTACTGTTCTTTGCATGAGCTGTAGACATATAGCTTGATAGacattttgtttgtctgttttattttcagttaagtgctctgtcatcatttactgtacCTGGCGATGATCTTGTTCTGAAGTGGTAGTAGGAAATCATAAGCAGACAGCTTGTTGGCAGAGCAGCTTCCTGGTGTTGCCCCTTGAAGTGTGAGGATGTCAAGTCGCACGACGTGCCCGGATGGCACCCGAAGCCTCCACTGGTAATACGGCTTCTTCGGACTGACAAGACTGAGCGTGCGATTGTTTCCATACTTAGCGTACAGGTCAAAAGACATGGCTGTTAGGCAGAGAGGAGTAATATATTaccagaaaaacagaataaatgaaaATTCCAACAAAACAATGAGACTTTTGATGACAGAATGGTAGTGATAGTACACTGTGAAACCTGCCTGGTTGAGGGATTTGCATGCAGAGTTTACTCAGAGGATTAATGGGACATGGTTGCATTTGAATTGCCTTACCTAAGTgtggcctatttttatttttctccgcTCATGGGACGATGTGTCATGGAAGATACAGAAGAACTTAGTTTAACCAACGTTTGGCAACTCAAATGAGTCAGTGTTCATAAATCAAGTGAGTAAACTCaacaggttttacagtgtattatgattGTACCCTGTAGCCCCAACTGCCACTTGCCACTCTGCAACGAGTTTGGGTTCTTTATTTTGTCCGCCTTGTCATCAgaatcttcatcatcttcatcctcagCATCACCACCGTCATCTGGATTCAAACCTGCACACATAGACGCACACACATTAAGAGCTTTTTACactgaaaatgacaaaaacagaGAGTTGAAAAGCTCTTAACCCAGCAGACGCAGTGTGTCCTCGTCTCTCTCCATGTAGTAACGCTCCTCATTCTTGCTAAAAAGGACCTTGTTGGTTCCAGGTAGACGCCGTTGCAACCGGGCTGGGTTCACTTTCCGGAGTTCCTCAGCAATAGCGGGAGGAGCAGAGAATTTACTCCAGTAGAACACACAAAGACCTTCCACTCCTTCACTGTCATCAGGACACATGACTTTTAACAGGATGACAACACCTAATACTG
This window of the Danio aesculapii chromosome 24, fDanAes4.1, whole genome shotgun sequence genome carries:
- the LOC130218075 gene encoding uncharacterized protein LOC130218075, whose amino-acid sequence is MRTFPKNRSCEVYSVSGSGACAPAGAPAQQEFVTKPIQTLSLSGSESAIKSPVGKRVDCGAWSKWALRASPLLPLSAAIALTLHFLASSPSPSVFYLGGSIEFSNFSFSPELADPSSAQFRLQSQALSHYFSELYDSSPWSTYYQHSGIIAFSEGVEGLCVFYWSKFSAPPAIAEELRKVNPARLQRRLPGTNKVLFSKNEERYYMERDEDTLRLLGLNPDDGGDAEDEDDEDSDDKADKIKNPNSLQSGKWQLGLQAMSFDLYAKYGNNRTLSLVSPKKPYYQWRLRVPSGHVVRLDILTLQGATPGSCSANKLSAYDFLLPLQNKIIARYSK